A stretch of Oryza brachyantha chromosome 4, ObraRS2, whole genome shotgun sequence DNA encodes these proteins:
- the LOC102715477 gene encoding WD repeat-containing protein 44-like → MSGAEEEEEEEEEEVFYEARDRVLSSSSCSSTSASDDDDHPRRGRDAAAAAAAAAAALDVWTSEPAPVQERRRRLLQMMGLSGDPSLARLEMGRSVSYDGPIRPETVSPISRSRSDGAVPASATKPPLAVRSRHTSSDSSEATPEGADADPRCLIRNLDDGSEFVVKEEFALREVGTGRRLTIEEFDLCVGRSPIVQELMRRQNVANSGSNNGASALIQRSSSDSSNSATRHRRRSNWLRSIRNVAGSMVVGSRDRRSSDEKDTSSEKGGRRSSSATDDSQDSVSAARHCPERVKVRQYGKSCKELNGLFMNQEIQAHNGSIWSIKFSPDGRYLATAGEDCVIHVWEVSEFETKREDNELCNQLMAVVCNGSPEPILALASVDGSCWEKKHRARTLESRKSANSDRLMFPEHVFALSEKPVKTFEGHSEDVLDLCWSKSQHLLSSSMDKTVRLWHMSSTSCLKTFSHSDYVTCIQFNPVDDNYFISGSLDEKVRIWSIPRREIVDWNDLHEMVTAACYTPDGQRALIGSHKGSCHIYDTSDNKLLQKKQIDLQNKKKKSSQKKITGFQFLPGSSSKVLITSADSRIRVVDGFELVHKFKGFRNTNSQISACLAANGRYVISASEDSHVYFWRNDDNSAQGRSKTVVSTTNSYEYFHCQDVTVAVALPSSGSATTSRNNSRKKEELDSVSEYPQVNTLPEKLQDSSDFHRLSGNALSTSSNHSGDRTSATWPEELMTPSKQSPRSSSSLPNGAGQAPSRSAWGLVFVTAGRGGQIRTFQNFGFPVRV, encoded by the exons ATgagcggcgccgaggaggaggaggaggaagaggaggaggaggtgtttTATGAGGCACGGGACCGCGTactgtcctcctcctcctgctcctccacctcggcctcggacgacgacgaccacccgCGGCGGGGTCGGgatgcggctgctgctgctgctgcggcggcggcggcgctcgacgTGTGGACTTCGGAGCCAGCGCCCGTGCAGGAACGGCGCCGGAGGCTTCTCCAGATGATGGGGCTCTCTGGGGACCCCTCTCTGGCGCGCCTCGAGATGGGTCGATCGGTGTCCTACGACGGGCCCATCCGACCGGAGACGGTGTCGCCCATCTCCCGATCCAGATCGGATGGCGCCGTGCCGGCCTCCGCCACCAAGCCTCCGCTAGCTGTCCGGTCGCGCCACACATCGTCCGACTCCTCCGAGGCCACGCCGGagggcgccgacgccgacccAAGGTGCCTGATCCGAAACCTCGACGACGGCAGCGAGTTCGTGGTGAAGGAGGAGTTCGCGCTCCGCGAGGTCGGTACGGGGAGGCGACTCACCATAGAGGAGTTCGACCTCTGCGTCGGTCGCTCCCCCATCGTTCAGGAGCTCATGCGCCGCCAGAACGTGGCAAACTCTGGTTCAAACAACGGTGCGTCCGCCCTCATCCAGAGGTCCAGCTCTGATTCAAGCAACAGTGCGACGCGCCACAGGCGGCGCAGCAACTGGCTCCGGAGCATCCGCAACGTCGCTGGCTCCATGGTGGTCGGCTCCCGGGACCGCCGAAGCAGCGACGAGAAGGACACGTCCTCGGAGAAGGGAGGGCGCCGGTCCAGCTCAGCAACAGATGACAGCCAGGATAGTGTCAGCGCTGCGCGCCATTGCCCGGAGCGTGTTAAGGTACGGCAGTACGGGAAGTCATGCAAAGAGCTCAATGGGCTGTTCATGAACCAGGAGATACAGGCGCACAATGGGTCCATCTGGAGCATCAAGTTCAGCCCCGATGGGCGGTACCTCGCGACTGCTGGGGAGGATTGCGTGATCCACGTCTGGGAGGTGTCGGAGTTTGAGACGAAACGGGAGGACAATGAGTTGTGCAATCAACTTATGGCCGTTGTCTGCAATGGTTCGCCGGAGCCGATATTGGCGTTGGCAAGTGTTGATGGGAGCTGTTGGGAGAAGAAGCATCGGGCTAGAACCTTGGAGTCTCGAAAGTCCGCAAACTCTGACCGATTGATGTTTCCAGAGCATGTATTCGCGCTCTCAGAGAAACCAGTCAAAACTTTTGAGGGGCATTCAGAGGACGTACTTGATCTCTGCTGGTCTAAATCTCAG CACTTACTTTCATCTTCAATGGATAAAACAGTGAGGCTATGGCATATGTCAAGCACTTCATGTTTGAAAACATTTTCACATAGTGACTATG TGACGTGCATCCAATTCAACCCTGTTGATGATAATTACTTCATTAGTGGTTCTCTGGATGAGAAGGTTCGCATATGGAGCATTCCAAGACGTGAAATTGTTGATTGGAATGATCTGCATGAAATGGTCACTGCTGCTTGCTATACCCCTGATGGACAG AGAGCATTAATCGGTTCCCACAAGGGCAGTTGTCATATTTATGATACATCTG ATAACAAGCTTCTCCAAAAGAAGCAGATTGACTtgcaaaataagaaaaagaagtcCAGTCAGAAGAAAATCACAGGGTTTCAG TTCCTCCCAGGAAGTTCTTCGAAGGTGCTTATCACATCTGCAGATTCACGAATCCGAGTTGTTGATGGTTTTGAATTAGTTCACAAGTTCAAAG GATTTCGGAATACCAACAGCCAAATATCAGCTTGCTTGGCTGCGAATGGGAGGTATGTGATCTCTGCAAGTGAGGATTCTCACGTGTACTTCTGGAGAAACGATGATAATTCAGCACAGGGCAGAAGCAAGACCGTTGTGTCCACAACAAATTCGTACGAATACTTCCACTGCCAGGATGTGACCGTAGCTGTTGCTTTGCCATCTTCTGGATCAGCAACAACATCCAGAAACAACTCTAGAAAGAAGGAAGAGCTGGATAGCGTATCTGAGTATCCTCAAGTAAACACCCTGCCAGAAAAACTGCAGGATTCCTCTGATTTCCACCGCCTAAGCGGCAATGCTCTAAGCACTAGCTCAAACCATAGTGGCGACAGAACATCTGCAACTTGGCCTGAAGAGCTGATGACACCAAGTAAGCAGAGCCCTCGGTCCAGTTCCAGTCTTCCTAACGGTGCTGGGCAAGCACCAAGCCGCTCGGCCTGGGGTTTAGTGTTCGTCACAGCAGGCCGTGGAGGTCAGATCAGAACATTTCAGAATTTTGGGTTTCCTGTTCGAGTATAG